A single region of the Mycobacteriales bacterium genome encodes:
- a CDS encoding 4-alpha-glucanotransferase, giving the protein MDLEQRAAEAGVATSYLDWERKQRAVAPEAIEATLDLVGPPPKRALVTTGPAPVGGPVQLEGGRTTTVASGDALPDGVHQLPDGTPVVVAPSALPDPADGGRLWGWQVQLYQLRSARSWGIGDYADLRTLARETAAQGAGVLLVNPMHAVTPVLPIQTSPYFPSSRRFADQLAVAVDALPEYGSAPAELRDQVDTLRPPNAELIDRDAVWRAKRVALALLVPPDAPAETDHDWSGPEGFAVFCALAEQYSADWRTWPEDLRTPGPAALMAADPELVRLHRWIQRRAVEQLDAAQQEARDGGMAVGIVHDLAVGVDPAGADAWLQPGELASGATVGAPPDAFNQRGQDWGFPPFLPARLAETSYEPFRQVVRAALQHGGGLRVDHVMGLFRLWWVPAGRGAAGGTYVSYDAAAMIAAVVLEATRAGALVVGEDLGTVLPSSRVALDKAGVLGSAVLWFSREEDEITPLRPADYRERAVASVSTHDLPTAYGLLADEQVRIRASLGQLDRPEDEERKRVGEEKDRLLAMMRAEGLARSGASDEELVLDMYRTLIKTPCRVVLAMPADAVGDIRQPNLPGTLDEYPNWRLPLADGSGTEVPLEAFLASPTTARLATLLNTGL; this is encoded by the coding sequence GTGGATCTGGAGCAGCGGGCCGCTGAGGCCGGCGTGGCGACGTCGTACCTGGACTGGGAGCGGAAACAGCGCGCCGTCGCCCCCGAGGCGATCGAGGCCACCCTCGATCTGGTCGGGCCGCCGCCGAAGCGGGCGTTGGTGACCACCGGGCCGGCGCCGGTCGGCGGTCCTGTTCAGCTGGAAGGCGGCCGGACCACCACGGTCGCGTCCGGCGACGCCCTGCCGGACGGCGTGCACCAGCTGCCGGACGGGACCCCGGTCGTGGTCGCGCCGTCGGCGCTGCCCGACCCGGCCGACGGCGGCCGGCTCTGGGGCTGGCAGGTGCAGCTCTACCAGCTGCGCTCGGCCCGGTCCTGGGGCATCGGGGACTACGCCGACCTGCGCACCCTGGCCCGGGAGACCGCGGCCCAGGGCGCCGGCGTGCTGCTGGTCAACCCGATGCACGCGGTGACGCCGGTGCTGCCGATCCAGACCTCGCCGTACTTTCCCTCCTCCCGGCGGTTCGCCGACCAGCTCGCGGTCGCGGTGGACGCGCTGCCGGAGTACGGCTCGGCGCCGGCCGAGCTGCGGGACCAGGTCGACACGCTGCGGCCGCCGAACGCCGAGCTGATCGACCGGGACGCGGTCTGGCGGGCCAAGCGGGTGGCGTTGGCCCTGCTGGTCCCGCCGGACGCGCCCGCCGAGACCGACCACGACTGGTCCGGGCCGGAGGGGTTCGCGGTCTTCTGCGCCCTGGCCGAGCAGTACAGCGCGGACTGGCGGACCTGGCCGGAGGACCTGCGGACGCCGGGACCGGCCGCGCTGATGGCGGCCGACCCCGAGCTGGTCCGGCTGCACCGCTGGATCCAGCGGCGCGCGGTCGAGCAGCTGGACGCGGCCCAGCAGGAGGCCCGCGACGGCGGCATGGCGGTCGGCATCGTGCACGACCTGGCCGTCGGGGTGGACCCGGCCGGCGCCGACGCCTGGCTGCAGCCGGGCGAGCTGGCCTCGGGAGCGACCGTCGGGGCGCCGCCGGACGCGTTCAACCAGCGCGGGCAGGACTGGGGCTTCCCGCCGTTCCTGCCCGCACGGCTGGCCGAGACCTCGTACGAGCCGTTCCGGCAGGTGGTCCGGGCGGCGTTGCAGCACGGCGGCGGGCTGCGGGTCGACCACGTGATGGGACTGTTCCGGCTCTGGTGGGTGCCGGCCGGGCGCGGGGCGGCCGGCGGGACGTACGTCTCCTACGACGCGGCGGCGATGATCGCGGCGGTCGTGCTGGAGGCGACCCGGGCCGGCGCGCTCGTCGTCGGCGAGGACCTCGGCACCGTCCTGCCCTCCAGCCGGGTCGCGCTGGACAAGGCCGGGGTGCTCGGCTCGGCCGTGCTCTGGTTCTCCCGGGAGGAGGACGAGATCACGCCGTTGCGGCCGGCGGACTACCGGGAGCGGGCGGTGGCGAGCGTGTCCACCCACGACCTGCCCACCGCGTACGGGCTGCTGGCCGACGAGCAGGTCCGGATCCGGGCCTCGCTCGGCCAGCTGGACCGGCCGGAGGACGAGGAACGCAAGCGGGTCGGCGAGGAGAAGGACCGGCTGCTGGCGATGATGCGGGCCGAGGGCCTGGCCCGCTCCGGAGCCTCGGACGAGGAGCTGGTGCTGGACATGTACCGGACGCTGATCAAGACGCCGTGCCGGGTCGTGCTGGCGATGCCGGCGGACGCGGTCGGCGACATCCGCCAGCCCAACCTCCCGGGCACGCTGGACGAGTACCCCAACTGGCGGCTGCCGCTGGCCGACGGCAGCGGCACCGAGGTCCCGCTCGAAGCCTTCCTCGCCTCCCCCACCACCGCGCGCCTCGCCACCCTCCTCAACACCGGCCTGTGA
- a CDS encoding DUF998 domain-containing protein yields MSSAAAPVLLIGGWTLAAAVQRGGFDQVTGTISALAARDADHREVMTAALAAVGVCHLTTAAALRSAGRPARVLYGVGGAATVLVAAFPLPAGDGNSAAHTAAATVAFGALAAWPAIVRRPADRVAAAALLALVAWFAAELATDGAHVGLAERAAAGTQALWPLLAALRPRT; encoded by the coding sequence GTGTCGTCGGCGGCCGCGCCGGTGCTGCTGATCGGCGGCTGGACGCTCGCCGCGGCGGTGCAGCGGGGCGGGTTCGACCAGGTCACCGGGACGATCAGCGCGCTGGCGGCGCGGGACGCCGATCACCGGGAGGTGATGACGGCGGCGCTGGCGGCGGTCGGGGTCTGTCACCTGACGACCGCGGCCGCCCTGCGCTCGGCGGGCCGACCGGCCCGGGTCCTGTACGGCGTCGGCGGGGCGGCGACCGTGCTGGTCGCGGCGTTCCCGCTGCCGGCCGGCGACGGCAACTCGGCCGCGCACACGGCGGCGGCCACGGTCGCGTTCGGGGCGCTGGCCGCGTGGCCGGCCATCGTCCGCCGCCCGGCCGACCGCGTCGCCGCGGCCGCCCTGCTGGCTCTCGTCGCCTGGTTCGCGGCCGAGCTCGCCACCGACGGCGCCCACGTCGGCCTCGCCGAACGAGCCGCCGCCGGCACCCAAGCACTCTGGCCCCTCCTCGCCGCACTCCGTCCCCGCACCTGA
- a CDS encoding type II toxin-antitoxin system VapB family antitoxin yields the protein MRTNIDIDDALLAEAQGLAGTRTKKATVEYALAELIRRRKAKGMLALRGRVEFDLDLDLTRGGRTG from the coding sequence GTGCGGACCAACATCGACATCGACGACGCGCTGCTCGCCGAGGCGCAGGGTCTGGCCGGCACGAGGACCAAGAAGGCAACCGTGGAGTACGCGCTGGCCGAGCTGATCCGGCGACGCAAAGCCAAGGGAATGCTGGCGCTTCGCGGCCGGGTCGAGTTCGACCTCGATCTGGACCTGACCCGCGGCGGCCGAACCGGGTGA
- a CDS encoding PIN domain nuclease: MIVDTSVWIDFFAGRDTWQVAVVSQELDDEQPVGLTDVVYTEILQGIRNDGDLLTVERQLLAMDILPLEGLDDFRAAALLYRAARRQGLTIRRTTDCLIAAVCIRTGRPLLHHDADFDRLAQVSALELVAAS, encoded by the coding sequence GTGATCGTCGACACCAGTGTCTGGATCGACTTCTTCGCCGGCCGGGACACCTGGCAGGTCGCGGTCGTCTCCCAGGAACTCGACGACGAGCAGCCGGTGGGGCTGACCGACGTGGTCTACACCGAGATCCTGCAGGGCATCCGGAACGACGGCGATCTGCTCACAGTCGAGCGGCAGCTACTGGCGATGGACATCCTTCCGCTGGAGGGTCTGGACGACTTCCGGGCCGCTGCTCTGCTCTACCGGGCGGCCCGGCGCCAGGGGCTGACGATCAGGCGGACGACCGACTGCCTCATCGCCGCGGTCTGCATTCGGACGGGGCGGCCGCTGCTGCACCACGACGCCGACTTCGACCGTCTGGCTCAGGTGTCAGCGCTGGAACTGGTCGCGGCCTCCTGA
- a CDS encoding carbonic anhydrase — MGGFDDVLEANADYAARFVDKGLAGRAARGLAVVTCMDSRISPLRMLGLTDGDAKILRNAGARVTDDVLRTLVLAVHLLGVDRVLLLAHTDCRMTKVTDADVHATIAADSGLDTRSLEFHTITDQRGTLARDVQRIRSWPYLPQDLLVLGGLYDVHTGRVEVVVPA, encoded by the coding sequence ATGGGTGGGTTCGACGATGTGCTCGAGGCGAACGCCGACTACGCGGCGCGGTTCGTCGACAAGGGGCTGGCCGGGCGGGCCGCGCGGGGGCTGGCCGTGGTCACGTGCATGGACTCCCGCATCTCGCCGCTGCGGATGCTCGGGCTGACCGACGGCGACGCCAAGATCCTGCGCAACGCCGGCGCCCGGGTCACCGACGACGTGCTGCGCACGCTGGTGCTGGCCGTGCACCTGCTCGGGGTCGACCGGGTGCTGCTGCTCGCGCACACCGACTGCCGGATGACCAAGGTCACCGACGCCGACGTGCACGCCACGATCGCGGCCGACAGCGGCCTGGACACCCGCAGCCTGGAGTTCCACACGATCACCGACCAGCGCGGCACGCTGGCCCGGGACGTGCAGCGCATCCGCAGCTGGCCCTACCTGCCGCAGGACCTCCTCGTCCTCGGCGGCCTGTACGACGTGCACACCGGCCGCGTCGAGGTCGTCGTCCCGGCCTGA
- a CDS encoding biotin/lipoyl-binding protein, whose amino-acid sequence MASRRVVLPVTVAGVLVVAAGGVGAYAAVGGSGGDYRTAVAGLRSVSATLPATGTVLPSSSATVSFPITGTVATVPVSVGSAVSAGSVLATVDGSALSSTLAQAKSALAQAKLTLEQDRDGGSPSSGSTANLTAVVLFAATSPPPGGSVAAAQRAVEQAQQKADAALSTSDHDLAAAAAACSATQGWSGALGFVETSPTATPSSAPTPTATPTAPGVDVTACLAALKKVQSDQAATQTAQRAVSTAQAALSKAIAASAGSGGSAGSGGSAGSGGSGGSGGSASGGSTSGRPSSGASPSAGASSGSSTGSSRSGGASSTGSSRSGAASSGTGSGSSAGGSRSGSGAGSGSTSSGTGRTITPEQIAADQAAITAAAAQVRVAQQNLAQATLRSPIAGTVAAVAVKAGDTVSANSTTATVQVVGAGAHQLTVGVDVTKVPSVQVGQAASVRPDGGTAALPAKVTAVGVAPTTSGGTTYPVTLAFTGTPQGLRDGISAAVTIITAQASSALAVPTSAVSRTAVGAFVTVLADEKTTTTRVQLGAVGPDYTQITSGIRAGTVVVLADLSRAVPSSSTTSTRFGTGTGTGRFGGTGGFGGTPPR is encoded by the coding sequence GTGGCTAGCCGCCGGGTGGTCCTCCCGGTCACCGTCGCGGGCGTGCTGGTCGTCGCGGCCGGCGGCGTCGGGGCGTACGCGGCGGTGGGCGGGTCGGGTGGGGACTACCGGACCGCGGTGGCCGGGTTGCGCTCGGTCAGCGCGACGCTGCCGGCGACCGGGACGGTGCTGCCGTCCTCCTCCGCGACGGTGTCGTTCCCGATCACCGGCACGGTCGCGACCGTGCCGGTGTCGGTGGGTTCGGCGGTGTCGGCGGGGTCCGTACTGGCCACTGTGGACGGATCGGCGCTCAGCTCGACACTGGCGCAGGCGAAATCCGCGCTGGCACAGGCGAAGCTGACCCTGGAGCAGGACCGCGACGGCGGCTCGCCGTCGTCCGGGTCGACCGCGAACCTCACCGCGGTCGTGCTGTTCGCGGCGACCTCGCCGCCGCCCGGTGGGTCGGTGGCGGCGGCGCAGCGCGCGGTCGAGCAGGCCCAGCAGAAGGCGGACGCGGCACTGTCCACTTCGGACCACGACCTCGCCGCCGCGGCCGCGGCCTGCTCGGCGACGCAGGGCTGGTCCGGCGCGCTCGGGTTCGTGGAGACGTCGCCGACGGCCACTCCGAGCTCGGCTCCGACGCCGACCGCCACTCCGACCGCGCCGGGGGTGGACGTCACCGCGTGCCTGGCCGCGCTGAAGAAGGTGCAGTCGGACCAGGCGGCGACGCAGACCGCGCAGCGGGCGGTGTCGACGGCGCAGGCCGCGCTGAGCAAGGCGATCGCGGCGTCCGCCGGGTCGGGCGGCTCCGCCGGGTCGGGTGGTTCCGCCGGGTCGGGCGGGTCGGGTGGGTCCGGCGGTTCGGCGTCCGGCGGTTCGACCTCCGGCCGTCCCTCGTCGGGTGCGTCCCCGTCCGCCGGCGCGTCCTCGGGGTCCTCGACCGGGTCGTCGCGATCCGGCGGCGCGTCCTCGACCGGGTCGTCGCGCTCGGGCGCCGCGTCCTCGGGCACCGGGAGCGGGTCGAGCGCAGGCGGATCCCGGTCGGGCAGTGGCGCGGGCTCGGGCAGCACCTCCTCGGGCACCGGCCGGACGATCACCCCGGAGCAGATCGCCGCCGACCAGGCGGCCATCACCGCGGCCGCGGCGCAGGTCAGGGTCGCGCAGCAGAACCTGGCCCAGGCCACGCTGCGCAGCCCGATCGCCGGGACCGTCGCCGCGGTGGCCGTCAAGGCCGGCGACACCGTCAGCGCGAACTCCACCACCGCGACGGTCCAGGTCGTCGGCGCCGGGGCCCACCAGCTGACCGTCGGCGTCGACGTCACGAAGGTCCCGTCGGTGCAGGTGGGCCAGGCCGCGAGCGTGCGGCCGGACGGCGGCACCGCGGCCCTGCCGGCGAAGGTCACCGCGGTCGGGGTCGCCCCGACGACCAGCGGCGGGACGACCTACCCGGTCACGCTGGCCTTCACCGGCACGCCGCAGGGCCTGCGCGACGGGATCAGCGCCGCGGTCACGATCATCACGGCGCAGGCGTCCTCGGCGCTGGCCGTGCCGACGTCCGCGGTCAGCCGCACGGCGGTCGGCGCGTTCGTCACGGTCCTCGCCGACGAGAAGACCACCACCACCCGGGTGCAGCTGGGCGCCGTCGGTCCCGACTACACGCAGATCACGTCCGGCATCAGGGCCGGCACCGTGGTCGTCCTGGCCGACCTGTCCCGGGCGGTCCCGTCCAGCTCGACCACCAGCACCCGGTTCGGCACCGGCACCGGCACCGGCCGCTTCGGCGGGACCGGCGGGTTCGGCGGCACACCCCCACGCTGA
- a CDS encoding ABC transporter permease produces MDTLRTGLEAIRTHRLRSGLTMLGILIGIAAVILTVGLGIGAQRQVTAQVQALGTNLLIVSPGSTTTGGVRGGFGSASTLTSADAAALGNRTAAPDVEAVAATTSASETLQNGSANWTTSVVGTSPSWMPVRARKLQSGRFLSTVDETSIAAVTVLGSSTATELFGPLNPVGQSVTIDGKPFEVIGVLASTGSTGSTNDDDQAIVPMSTAQQRVIGGTTRTSVQTIYVQAASSTVMSAAYQETQSLLLALHGIENTASADFTVTSQSSLVSAASSVDKTLTILLGGIAAISLLVGGIGVMNIMLVSVTERIREIGLRKALGARPRLIRRQFLVEASVLGLAGGLIGAIVGIVGAHVLPPLISNPIAVSVPAVVGSIVVALAIGLGFGVYPAGRAARLAPIDALRSE; encoded by the coding sequence ATGGACACGCTGCGGACGGGGCTGGAGGCCATCCGTACGCACCGGTTGCGTTCCGGGCTGACCATGCTGGGGATCCTCATCGGCATCGCCGCGGTCATCCTCACCGTTGGGCTCGGCATCGGCGCACAGCGCCAGGTCACCGCGCAGGTCCAGGCACTGGGCACCAACCTGCTCATCGTCTCGCCGGGCAGCACGACCACCGGCGGCGTCCGGGGCGGGTTCGGCTCGGCCTCCACGCTCACCTCCGCCGACGCCGCCGCGCTCGGGAACCGCACCGCCGCGCCGGACGTCGAGGCGGTCGCCGCGACCACGTCGGCCTCGGAGACCCTGCAGAACGGCTCGGCCAACTGGACCACCAGCGTCGTCGGCACCTCCCCGTCCTGGATGCCCGTACGGGCCCGGAAGCTCCAGTCGGGCCGGTTCCTGTCCACAGTGGACGAGACGTCGATCGCGGCGGTGACGGTGCTCGGGTCCAGCACCGCGACCGAGCTGTTCGGCCCGCTGAACCCGGTCGGGCAGTCGGTGACGATCGACGGCAAGCCGTTCGAGGTGATCGGCGTGCTGGCCTCGACCGGATCGACCGGCTCCACCAACGACGACGACCAGGCCATCGTGCCGATGAGCACGGCCCAGCAGCGGGTGATCGGCGGCACCACCCGGACCTCGGTCCAGACCATCTACGTCCAGGCGGCGTCGTCCACGGTGATGTCGGCCGCATACCAGGAGACGCAGAGCCTGCTGCTCGCGCTGCACGGCATCGAGAACACCGCCTCGGCCGACTTCACCGTCACCAGCCAGTCGTCGCTGGTGTCCGCGGCGTCCTCTGTGGACAAGACGCTGACCATCCTGCTCGGCGGCATCGCGGCGATCTCGCTGCTGGTCGGCGGCATCGGCGTCATGAACATCATGCTCGTCTCCGTGACCGAGCGGATCCGCGAGATCGGCCTGCGCAAGGCGCTCGGCGCCCGGCCGCGGCTGATCCGGCGGCAGTTCCTGGTCGAGGCGTCCGTGCTCGGCCTGGCCGGCGGCTTGATCGGCGCGATCGTCGGCATCGTCGGCGCGCACGTGCTGCCGCCGCTGATCTCCAACCCCATCGCGGTGTCCGTACCCGCGGTCGTCGGCTCGATCGTGGTCGCGCTGGCGATCGGGCTCGGGTTCGGCGTCTATCCCGCCGGTCGCGCCGCCCGGCTGGCCCCGATCGACGCCCTGCGCAGCGAATGA
- a CDS encoding ABC transporter ATP-binding protein, translating to MIPIPSPVPPVIDLAGVTKTYRSGSLEVHALRGITLRIEPGEYVAIMGPSGSGKSTLMNILGCLDVPSTGSYHLAGEDVSEMSEDQLADVRNRRIGFVFQQFNLLPSLPAWRNVEIPLMYAGVQRAERRDRALGALERVGLADRAAHRPGELSGGQQQRVAVARALVGSPDLLLADEPTGNLDSVSTADVLRLLAELHTAGRTIVLITHEAEVASQAGRVIRMFDGHASEAVGVYR from the coding sequence ATGATCCCGATCCCCTCGCCGGTGCCGCCGGTCATCGACCTGGCCGGCGTGACCAAGACCTACCGCAGTGGCAGCCTCGAGGTGCACGCGCTGCGCGGCATCACCCTGCGGATCGAGCCGGGCGAGTATGTCGCGATCATGGGCCCGTCCGGGTCCGGCAAGTCCACGCTGATGAACATCCTCGGCTGCCTCGACGTGCCCTCCACCGGCTCCTACCACCTGGCCGGCGAGGACGTCAGCGAGATGTCGGAGGACCAGCTCGCGGACGTCCGCAACCGCCGGATCGGCTTCGTCTTCCAGCAGTTCAACCTGCTGCCGTCGCTGCCGGCCTGGCGCAACGTGGAGATCCCGCTGATGTACGCGGGGGTGCAGCGGGCCGAGCGGCGGGACCGGGCGCTCGGCGCCCTGGAGCGCGTCGGGCTCGCCGACCGGGCGGCGCACCGGCCGGGCGAGCTGTCCGGCGGCCAGCAGCAGCGGGTCGCCGTCGCCCGGGCGCTGGTCGGCAGCCCCGACCTGCTCCTGGCCGACGAGCCGACCGGCAACCTCGACTCGGTCTCCACCGCCGACGTGCTCCGGCTGCTGGCCGAGCTGCACACCGCCGGCCGCACGATCGTGCTCATCACCCACGAGGCCGAGGTCGCCTCGCAGGCCGGCCGGGTGATCCGCATGTTCGACGGCCACGCCAGCGAAGCTGTGGGGGTGTATCGGTGA